The genomic segment CTTCGTGTGAGTCGTCGCTCATTCGTCTTCCTCCCGGGCCGTCGCGGCGTCCTCGTCGGCGCCCTCGCTGTCGCGCCGCGCGGACTGGATGAGCTCTCGGGCCCCCCGGTCGGCCAGCTCCGCGGCGAGCTCCCGGGCCGCGTCGATGTGGCGTTCGGCCGGGAGGTCACGGGAGACCTGTATCGTCTCGGTGCCGTCCTGTGAGAGCACCCGGACGACGGTGCGGACCACGCCGCCCGCGAGCGTCGCGTAGATGCCGATGGGGGCGACACAGCCGCCGCCCAGTTCGGCCAGGATAGTCCGCTCGACGGTGGTCTCGACGCGGGCCCGGCGGTCGTCGAGACGCTCGTTGATGGTCGCGGCCACCTCGCCGTCGACGGCAGTGATCGCCAGCGCGCCCTGGCCCGGCGCCGGGACGAACTGCTCGGGGTCGAGTTCCACGGTGCCGACGTGGTGGGTCAGCCCGGCGCGGTCCAGCCCGGCCCTCGCCAGCACGATGGCGTCGTACTCGGTGTCGGGCTCGCGTTCGAGGGCGCGCCGTTCCAGCTCCGCGAGCCCGTTGAACCACGCCTCGACGTCCTGGTCGTAGGGGAACTCGTAGTCGTCGTCGTCCACGTGCTCCTTTCGCTCCTGCTCGGCCTCGTGGCGCTCCTGGTGTCGTTCCTGCAGCGACGGCGCCAACAGCTTCTCCAGACGGGTGTCGACGTTGCCCCGTAGCGGCTCGACGGTCAGGTCGGGTCGCTCGGCGAGCAGCTGGGCCTTCCGGCGCAGGCTCGACGTGCCGACGACGCTCCCCTCGGGCAGCTCGTCGAGTTCGGCGCCGTCGGGGGTCACGAGCACGTCCACGGCCGCCGCGCGCTCGGGGACCCCGGCGACGACGAGCTCCTCGGGTCGCTCGGTCGGCATGTCCTTCATCGAGTGGACGGCGGCGTCCAGTTCGCCGGCCAGCACCTTCTCGTCCAGACTGTGGACGAACGCGCCGGTCTTGCCCAGCCGGTGGATGAGCTCGTCGGTGAGCTCGTCGCCGGTCGTGGTTACGGTTTCGAGTTCGACCGCCAGCCGTCGGCTCGCGAGGCTGTCCCGAACCGTCGCGGCCTGTCGCATGGCGAGGTCGGAGCCGCGTGTCGCGAGTCGCAGCGTCTCCGCGGAAGTAGTCATACCCCTCTTTGGAGGGGGCGCTGTGAAAAGCACATCACTTCGGACAGTGCTTACCAGGGCTCGTCTTTCAGCCCGAGCAGGTAGGCGACGACGTTCGTCACGACGTGCAAGAGCGGGGTCAACACCAGCACGGCGAGGAGTACCGGCGTCGTGAACGTCGCCGCGGTCCACTCGGGCGCCAGCACCCACACGCAGGCCAGCGCGCCGACGACGAAGTCGAGCTGGTCCAGTCCGGGGAAGGCCGCGCCGCGCTCGCGGCCGGTGCGGCGTTTGAGGAAGGAGGCCGCGATGTCACCCAGCATCGCGCCGAAGGCCAGTCCGAGCCCGGCGACCACCGGGAACTCGGGGAGCCCGACGCCGACGAGGTCGCTCACGGCCGGCGCGAGCGCCGACAGCCCGACCGCCAGCGCGAGACCGGCCGCCGTCCCGACGACGGTCCCGCGCCAGGTCTTCCCGTCGCCGAGAATCCGGCGACCGCCCATCGTCCGACCGCCGTCTATCGGTTTTCCGCCACCAGCCAGCACGGCCGCGTTGTTGGGCACGTACGCGGGCAACATCGCCCAGACGGCTGTCACGACGACCCCGACTATGTCCATGTGCCCGGCCTCACGTGGCGCTGTCTTAATCGATGTGGCTTTCGCCCGCCGAACCGTCCGGACGACAACACTCTTGGCCTCTGGGCGGCAAATATTACCTATGTTGCCGCCAGTCGCGAGCCGGTTCGTGGCCGGGGAATCGGCCGCCGCCGTTCTGGAACACGCCCGACGGGAGAACGACCGCGGCGTCGGCGTCATCTGTAACCACCTCGGTGAACACTACCACGAGCGGGCGCCCGCGGACGCCGACACCGTGGCCTACGAACGGCTCATCCGGGACATCGGGGCGAGCGAGCTCCGGGCGTGTGTCTCGGTCAAGCCCTCCCAGCTCGGCCTGTCCGTCGACGAGTCGGTGTTCCGGGAGAACCTCGCCCGGGTCGTCGCGGCCGGCGCGGAACACGGCGTCTTCGTCTGGGTCGATATGGAAGACCACACGACGGTCGATGCGACGCTCGACACCTTCGAGGAGTACGCGAGAGGGCCGCGGGGTGCTGTCCACCACGGGACCAGCGAGCGGCGGGGCCGCGAGCAGGGCGGGATGGGCCTGTGTCTGCAGTCGAACCTCCGGCGGACGGCCGACGACCTGCGACGGCTGGCCGACTGTCCCGGGAAGGTCCGACTCGTCAAGGGCGCCTACGACCCGCCGGCAGAGGTGGCCTACACCGAGAAATCGCAGGTGAACGAGGCCTATCGCGAGGACCTCGAATACATGTTCCGCGAGTTCGATGACGGCATCGCGGTCGGGAGCCACGACCCGGCGATGTTGACACGCGCGGCGGACCTCCACGCGGACTACGGCACCCCCTACGAGGTCCAGATGCTGATGGGCGTCCGGGAACGGGCCCAGAACGACCTCGCCCGCACGTGTGATGTCTGGCAGTACGCCCCCTACGGCACCTCGTGGCCAGCGTACTTCCGGCGGCGGCTGCTCGAACGCAAGGAGAACGCGCTGTTTGCGCTACGGGCGATAGCGAGCGGGTAGAAAGGAAAGGGCTCATAATCTATCGCCGTAAGATGGGGGTATGGCAACAGGTTCGTCGTGGAAGCGGGATTTCGCCAGCGGTCTCATCATCCTGCTGCCGATACTCGTCACGACGTACGTCATCGTCTACCTCTACAGCATCCTCGCCGGCGCGTCCGTCCTGTTCCCCTCTATCGACCGGTCACTGCTGATTTCGGTCGGGTTCCCCGAGGGGACCGCCACGCCGACCGCGGTCGAGTTCGTCCGCGTCTCCGTCGCGATGATGCTTTTCGTCCTCATCGTCTTCTCCGTCGGCTATCTGATGCGGACGGCGTTTGGCGACTTCGTCGAACAGGCTCTCGACGACGCGATGAATCAGGTCCCGGGGTTGCGGGTGGTGTACAACGCCTCGAAGATGGCGGTCGAAACGGCCGTCGGGGGGACCGACGAACTCCAGGCGCCGGTGAAACTCGAAGTGTGGGACGGGATGCGGATGACGGCGTTCAAAACCGGGCAGACGACCGACGACGGCCGCGACGTGCTCTTCTTGCCGACCGCGCCGAACATCACCACGGGCTACGTCATCGAGGTGGAGTCCGACCAGTACGAGGAGACCGACGAGCGCGTCGAGGACGCGCTGACACGCATCCTGTCGGCCGGCTTCGGCGATACGAACGACAGGCAACAGACGATTCCGATACCGGGCGAAGACGACTAGAGGTAACGGAACCACTCCTCGCGGTCGCCCGACTCCACGAGGTCGAAAAAGGCCGTCTGGATGTCGTCGGTGACCGGTCCCTTGGTGCCCGCACCGATCTCGTTGTCGTCGACGCTCCGGATGGGCGTGACCTCCGCGGCGGTCCCGGTGAAAAACAGCTCGTCGGCGGTGTAGAGCTCGCCACGCGAGATAGTCGCCTCGTCGTGGACGGTGTACCCCATCTCCTCGGCGAGTTCGATGGCCGTCTGGCGCGTGATACCGTCGAGGATGGACTCGGCGAGCCCCGTCGTGTATATCTCGCCGTCGCGGACGAGGAAGATGTTCTCGCCGGGGCCTTCGGCGACGTTGCCCTCCTTGTTGAGAACGATGGCCTCCGCGTAGCCGTTGGCCTTTGCCTCCTGAGAAGCGAGGACGCTGTTGACGTAGGTGCCCGTTGTCTTGGCGTTGGTCGGGATCTGGCTGGAGGCGTACTTGCGCCAGGAGGAGACGGCCACGTCGACGCCGTCTTCGAGCGCCTCGTCGCCCAGATAGGCGCCCCACGGCCAGACGGCGAGGGCGACCTGCACCGGCGACTTGCCCGGGTTCAGCCCCAGCGGCCCGTAGCCGTAGAACGCGATGGGACGGATGTAACAGGAGTTCAGCTCCTCCCGGCGGATGAGCTCCTCCGTGGCCTCGGTGAGTTCGGCCTTCGAGAACGGGATGTCGATGTCGTACACCTCGCCGGAGTCGTAGAAGCGGTCGAGATGTTCCTCCCACCGGAAGATGGCCGGCCCCGCCTCGGTGCCGTAGCATCGGACGCCCTCGAAAACGCCGGTGCCGTAGTGGAGCGCGTGGGTGAGGACGTGAATCTGTGCGTCCTCGAAGTCGACGAACTCCCCGTCGAGCCAGATTTCCTCGACCCCCTCGAACATCTCCGGGCGGTCGCTCATGCTGGCCGCCCCCACGTCCCTCGATGACTGCCCTCGGTACCGGCGAACGGGTCGTCGTGTGTCATATCTACCCCATTGAAGTCCTCGGTTAAGAGTGTTGACGGTCCGTGCCGTCAGTTCACGCCCGCGGCTGGGGGCAGGTGAGCGAAAAAAGTGCAGCTACGACAGTCGCGTCCTCAGTTGGGCGTCGCCTCGTCCGGCGTGTCGTCTTCCGGCGTCGCCTCGTCCGGCGTCTCCTCGTCCGGCGTGTCATCGTCCGGCGTCTCCTCGTCCGGCGTATCTTCGTCCGGCGTTTCGGTGTCGGTATCGTCCGTGACGTTACCGTCCGTCTCGTCCGTCTCGTTACCGTCCGTCTCGTCAGTCTCGTTACCGATCGTGATTTCGGCGTCGTCGGTCACCGCTTCGCCGTTGTCGGTGTACGGGACGTCGTCGGTGCCGTTACTGCTGACGAAGTCGTAGGTCTCGTCGCCGGTCGTCTCCTCGTGGGGCATCGCGATGAGCGTCTGGTTCTCCGTCAGCTCCGACTCGTTGAACTCGGCCCCCGGCACGTCGAACAGGTCGACGGTGAGATTGTCGTACTCACCGGCTTCGAGGTAGTCACTGACGCCGACGACACTGCCGACCGCGTCGCCGTCGAGCAGGCTCTCGTTGTGGATGGTGACGTAGCCGCCACGCGGCACCGTCGCGTTCTGGACGATGACGCTCGTGCCGTCGGACGTCTGGTCATCGAAGGAGACCGTCGCGGTCTCGTTCGTCGCAGTGTCGTTGTCGGTCGTGTCGTTGTTCGCAGTCTGGGTAGCGTCGTTGCCCCCCGCCGGCACCAGCACGTTATCGAAGTCGGTGTCGAGGCCCGACTCGTTATCGTCGGCCACGGTCGTCTCGTTACCGATGGTGACGTTGGCGTCGTCAATCACCGCTTCGCCGTTGTCGGTGTACGGGACGTCGTCGGTGCCGTTACTGCTGACGAAGTCGTAGGTCTCGTCGCCGGTCGTCTCCTCGTGGGGCATCGCGATGAGCGTCTGGTTCTCCGTCAGCTCCGACTCGTTGAACTCGGCTCCCGGCACGTCGAACAGGTCGACGGTGAGGTTGTCGTACTCGCCCGCTTCGAGGTAGTCGCTGACGCCGACGACGCTGCCGACCGCGTCGCCGTCGAGCAGGCTCTCGTTGTGGATGGTGACGTAGCCGCCACGCGGCACCGTCGCGTTCTGGACGATGACGCTCGTGCCGTCGGACGTCTGGTTCTCGAAGGAGACCGTCGCGGTCTCGTTCGTCGCAGTGTCGTTGTCGTCGGCCGCGTCACCGGCGACATCCCCGCAGGTGCCGGCCGCTAGCTGCAGGGACTGGTTCAGTTCGAGGTCGGTCCGGTTGACGTCGTCCGTCTCGTTCGAGAGCACCTGCCACTGCTGGACAGTGCCGCTGGTGGTGTTGGTTCCGTTGGTGGTGTTAGCGAGCGCCGACGCCTCGTTGAACGCCGGGTCGATGGTCACGTTCGTGTCGTTGTCGAGGCCGGTGAAGGCGCCGCCGTCCGTCGCGGCCTCGCCCCACAGCCAGTCGACGACAGTCTCGGTCTCGCTGACGTTCCAGTTGTCCTCGTTCGTGGCGCCCTCGTAGTCGTCGTCACGGACCTCCCACTCGCCGTCTTCGGGCAGGTTCGTGATGGTGAACGTGGCCGTGCCACCGTCGGAGGAGTCGTCGGCCTCCGCGCCGTGGACGAGCACGAGACTCGTGTCGTCGTCGCTGGTCTCGTTCGTCCCCTGGGTGTCAGTGTACAGGAAGACGATGCTCGTGTTGGGCTCCTGGAGCTCCGTCGTCCCCTCCGAGCCGAACGCCTCGCCCGTCGCGTTGACGTACGGGTTGTCAGCGAACTCTTCGGGGAGCCGGTAGTCGTAGAACTCGCGCGCGGACTCCTCGCCCGTGAACGACGTTATCGGGACACACTCGCCGTTCTGTACGGCGACGTAGGACTGGTTTCCTGCCTCACCGGCCGTCTGCGCGGCTCCGAGCCCGGTCAGCGGAACCAGGGCGAGAGTTACGACCACAAGTAATGTACTGATGCGACGATACGCCGAACCGCGTTGTCTGGAATCCGTTTCCATACGGACCACCCAACCCCTAAATACGGTTTGTTATTGCCGCCGTAGCGAACGGTAAGCTCGTGCCAGCGCTGACTCGTCGGCCGAAAGTGAATTATATCTGATATTTCTGGGTCGGTGCTGTGACAGTGTAGAGCCACCGAGCCGGTCGACTGGACGCTGTGAGTTCAGTACGGACAGGCTAGAACACGTCGGGGGTACCGGTCTCGGACTCGCCGAGGGCGTCGTCGGTGTAAGTCCCCGTTACCCGCCCTGCGACGGGACCGGTCGGTGGCAGGGACGACCTCCGATGCGGTGCCCGGGTCGTAGTTCCGGGGGCGGTCACGACGTCTCCGTGGCCGCGAGCGTCTGTATCGACGTCTGGTCTCCCGCCGCTGGGACAGCCAGCGAGACCCCACAGCAGCCGGACCGAGCGGTTCCAGCACGTGGCGACGGGAGTATCTACGCGTGCTATGGCCGCTCACAGACGGTAGCGAAGAGATATCCCACGTGTATCGAACACGAGCCTAACGGCCCGTACAGCCCCGGACACATGTCTTTCGGGCCGTTCTTCGCCCGGTATTTCCAGTAAATTGAAGTATTGGGGCGAGTAGGAACCAACTGTGAAACACATAGAGCGACGGAAACTACTCCGCACCGCCGCGGGACTGGCGTCCGTGGCTGCGGTCGGTAGTACAGCGGGCTGTCTCGATTCGGCGCCCTCCACCGCTGAGTCGTCCGATGTGCTCGACGCTATCCCCGCAGGTGCTGACGCAGTCGCCTACGCGAACGTCGATACTATCCGACAGGACGAAGGCGTGAAAACGCTGACCAACACCCACCTCGAACAGCGGTCGCAGTACGAATACTACGACGGCCCCGAGGACTTCGACGGGCTACTCGGCCATATCGAGGACGAGTGGGAGACCGACCCGTCGAACGTCCACGAGGCGACGGTTTTCAGCGAGTTCGGCGGGACGGACGACGAACTGTTCGCCGAGTACGGCGGCGTCGTGCTTCGAGCGGACCTGGAAGCCGAGGACGTCAAACGCGGCCTCGAGAACGTCGAGAACATCGACTTCAGCGAGGTCGAACACTCCGGGTCGGTCGTCTACGAACCCGAGTCGGCGGACGGTCGGTGGGTCGGGTCGCTCTCGACGGACCGAGTCGTCGTCGGGACCGAAGACGCCGTCTACGACGCTATCGACGTGCAGAACGGCGATAGCGACACTATCGATTCGGAGGTCGAGAACGCCTACACCGAGACCCGGGACGCGCCCGTCCGATTCGCCGGTCGGATGCCGAGTCCCAGCGACAACCCGGCGGTCCCCGAGTCGGTAGCCAAACGCAGCGACGAGCCGATCGACCTCACCCCGCTCGACGACGTCGACACCCTCAGGGGGTCCGTGTACCGCGACGACGACGTCCGGGGGCTGGAGACGACGCTGGCTGCGAGCGACCGCGACGCCGCCGCCGACGCGACGGACGTGGTCACGGAGCTGCGGGACCGCGCTCAGTCGTCGATTCCATACGGCTCGGTCGCCGACCTCGTCGGCGATATCTCCGTCGAGCAAGACGGGTCGAGCGTGAAGGCCTCGCTCAGAAAGACGGTGTCGGAACTCGATTCGGTGCTCGAAGACACCTACGGCGGATAGCGCGGCCCCGCCGGTGTCCGTTTTTCGGACGTGACTCCTCACTGCGCCGTCACGGCAGCGCGTCGACGAGCGACCGCCCCTCGACGTAGGGGAAGCCGTGCTCGGCCGCGTACGCCCGGGCGTCGGCGGGCGAGAGCGCGCCACCGGTCTCGCCGTCGAGCATCTCGCAGACGACGACGGCCGGTGGCTGGTCGGCGGCCGCCGCCAGCGCGATGCCCAGTTCGGTGTGGCCCTCGCGGTCGGCGAGCAGCTCCGGGGCGGCCCGGAGCAGGTGGACGTGCCCCGGCGACCGGAACGACGCGGCGAAGACGTCGGCGTCCGGGTCGGCCGCGAGCCCGGCCAGTTCACGGATGGTCAGCGAGCGGTCCTCGTCGGTGATACCGGTGAAGGTGTCCCGGTGGTTCACGGTCAGCGAGAACGAGGAGCGCTCGTCGTAGGCGAGGTCGTGGGCGGCGGCGGTGGGGTGGTCGAGCACCTCCTGCATGAAAGGGAGTTCGAGCGCCGCGGCGACCGAATCGGAGAGCGCGACACAGAC from the Halomicroarcula saliterrae genome contains:
- the hemC gene encoding hydroxymethylbilane synthase, which gives rise to MTTSAETLRLATRGSDLAMRQAATVRDSLASRRLAVELETVTTTGDELTDELIHRLGKTGAFVHSLDEKVLAGELDAAVHSMKDMPTERPEELVVAGVPERAAAVDVLVTPDGAELDELPEGSVVGTSSLRRKAQLLAERPDLTVEPLRGNVDTRLEKLLAPSLQERHQERHEAEQERKEHVDDDDYEFPYDQDVEAWFNGLAELERRALEREPDTEYDAIVLARAGLDRAGLTHHVGTVELDPEQFVPAPGQGALAITAVDGEVAATINERLDDRRARVETTVERTILAELGGGCVAPIGIYATLAGGVVRTVVRVLSQDGTETIQVSRDLPAERHIDAARELAAELADRGARELIQSARRDSEGADEDAATAREEDE
- a CDS encoding CDP-2,3-bis-(O-geranylgeranyl)-sn-glycerol synthase, whose product is MDIVGVVVTAVWAMLPAYVPNNAAVLAGGGKPIDGGRTMGGRRILGDGKTWRGTVVGTAAGLALAVGLSALAPAVSDLVGVGLPEFPVVAGLGLAFGAMLGDIAASFLKRRTGRERGAAFPGLDQLDFVVGALACVWVLAPEWTAATFTTPVLLAVLVLTPLLHVVTNVVAYLLGLKDEPW
- a CDS encoding proline dehydrogenase family protein; translation: MLPPVASRFVAGESAAAVLEHARRENDRGVGVICNHLGEHYHERAPADADTVAYERLIRDIGASELRACVSVKPSQLGLSVDESVFRENLARVVAAGAEHGVFVWVDMEDHTTVDATLDTFEEYARGPRGAVHHGTSERRGREQGGMGLCLQSNLRRTADDLRRLADCPGKVRLVKGAYDPPAEVAYTEKSQVNEAYREDLEYMFREFDDGIAVGSHDPAMLTRAADLHADYGTPYEVQMLMGVRERAQNDLARTCDVWQYAPYGTSWPAYFRRRLLERKENALFALRAIASG
- a CDS encoding DUF502 domain-containing protein translates to MATGSSWKRDFASGLIILLPILVTTYVIVYLYSILAGASVLFPSIDRSLLISVGFPEGTATPTAVEFVRVSVAMMLFVLIVFSVGYLMRTAFGDFVEQALDDAMNQVPGLRVVYNASKMAVETAVGGTDELQAPVKLEVWDGMRMTAFKTGQTTDDGRDVLFLPTAPNITTGYVIEVESDQYEETDERVEDALTRILSAGFGDTNDRQQTIPIPGEDD
- a CDS encoding branched-chain amino acid transaminase, with protein sequence MSDRPEMFEGVEEIWLDGEFVDFEDAQIHVLTHALHYGTGVFEGVRCYGTEAGPAIFRWEEHLDRFYDSGEVYDIDIPFSKAELTEATEELIRREELNSCYIRPIAFYGYGPLGLNPGKSPVQVALAVWPWGAYLGDEALEDGVDVAVSSWRKYASSQIPTNAKTTGTYVNSVLASQEAKANGYAEAIVLNKEGNVAEGPGENIFLVRDGEIYTTGLAESILDGITRQTAIELAEEMGYTVHDEATISRGELYTADELFFTGTAAEVTPIRSVDDNEIGAGTKGPVTDDIQTAFFDLVESGDREEWFRYL
- a CDS encoding DUF7282 domain-containing protein, with amino-acid sequence METDSRQRGSAYRRISTLLVVVTLALVPLTGLGAAQTAGEAGNQSYVAVQNGECVPITSFTGEESAREFYDYRLPEEFADNPYVNATGEAFGSEGTTELQEPNTSIVFLYTDTQGTNETSDDDTSLVLVHGAEADDSSDGGTATFTITNLPEDGEWEVRDDDYEGATNEDNWNVSETETVVDWLWGEAATDGGAFTGLDNDTNVTIDPAFNEASALANTTNGTNTTSGTVQQWQVLSNETDDVNRTDLELNQSLQLAAGTCGDVAGDAADDNDTATNETATVSFENQTSDGTSVIVQNATVPRGGYVTIHNESLLDGDAVGSVVGVSDYLEAGEYDNLTVDLFDVPGAEFNESELTENQTLIAMPHEETTGDETYDFVSSNGTDDVPYTDNGEAVIDDANVTIGNETTVADDNESGLDTDFDNVLVPAGGNDATQTANNDTTDNDTATNETATVSFDDQTSDGTSVIVQNATVPRGGYVTIHNESLLDGDAVGSVVGVSDYLEAGEYDNLTVDLFDVPGAEFNESELTENQTLIAMPHEETTGDETYDFVSSNGTDDVPYTDNGEAVTDDAEITIGNETDETDGNETDETDGNVTDDTDTETPDEDTPDEETPDDDTPDEETPDEATPEDDTPDEATPN
- the ribB gene encoding 3,4-dihydroxy-2-butanone-4-phosphate synthase — protein: MSRSERVDADSAADAVAAFAGGEPVLIHDAADREGETDIVYPAGSVTPAAVARLRNDAGGLVCVALSDSVAAALELPFMQEVLDHPTAAAHDLAYDERSSFSLTVNHRDTFTGITDEDRSLTIRELAGLAADPDADVFAASFRSPGHVHLLRAAPELLADREGHTELGIALAAAADQPPAVVVCEMLDGETGGALSPADARAYAAEHGFPYVEGRSLVDALP